The Vicia villosa cultivar HV-30 ecotype Madison, WI linkage group LG1, Vvil1.0, whole genome shotgun sequence genome includes a region encoding these proteins:
- the LOC131644746 gene encoding uncharacterized protein LOC131644746 gives MGVRCEDHWQWDSHVATNILLDSPELMQEAMELMEILGGISPSEGVADSMKWWPNMEGCFTVKSCCSLMRARQLEEDVEANKLAAINWVLDSAVSSKIKVFGWRFFLNRLPSKDQLVRRNVLHREEDKMCVMCSGDYEDLAHLCFLCPFAKNMWNSIGTWLDIMLEDSVVGHFHLAHFLQVLKGRMKRKKLCLIWLTTVSVIWNSRNNLIFNNSLLVLDDVILSIKMVSWIWLSVGLSKSPFISFYSWYQAPLEALKSV, from the coding sequence ATGGGTGTAAGGTGCGAAGATCATTGGCAATGGGACTCTCACGTTGCAACTAACATCTTGCTGGACAGTCCAGAATTAATGCAGGAGGCAATGGAACTCATGGAGATATTGGGAGGAATCAGCCCATCGGAGGGGGTGGCGGATTCTATGAAGTGGTGGCCTAACATGGAAGGTTGTTTCACGGTCAAAAGCTGTTGCTCTTTAATGAGGGCCAGACAACTAGAAGAAGACGTAGAAGCGAACAAGTTGGCAGCCATTAACTGGGTGTTGGATTCAGCAGTTTCGTCCAAAATAAAGGTGTTCGGCTGGAGGTTTTTCTTAAACAGACTTCCTTCAAAAGATCAACTCGTGAGGAGGAATGTTCTTCACAGGGAGGAAGATAAAATGTGTGTGATGTGTTCAGGAGATTATGAGGACTTGGCTCATCTATGCTTCCTGTGTCCTTTTGCTAAGAACATGTGGAATAGTATAGGAACATGGCTAGACATCATGTTAGAAGATTCCGTGGTTGGCCATTTCCACTTAGCTcattttttgcaggttttgaagggTAGAATGAAAAGGAAGAAACTATGTCTAATATGGCTTACAACAGTTTCGGTTATTTGGAATTCAAGAAACAACCTCATCTTTAACAACTCTCTCTTAGTTTTAGATGATGTTATCTTGAGCATCAAGATGGTTTCTTGGATTTGGCTTTCGGTTGGGTTGTCAAAGAGTccgtttatttctttttattcttgGTATCAAGCTCCTTTGGAGGCTTTAAAATCTGTGTAA